A single Zonotrichia albicollis isolate bZonAlb1 chromosome 28, bZonAlb1.hap1, whole genome shotgun sequence DNA region contains:
- the GUCA1B gene encoding guanylyl cyclase-activating protein 2: protein MGQQFTNAEGEQGEIDVAELQEWYKKFVVECPSGTLFMHEFKRFFGVQDNQEAAEYVENMFRAFDKNGDNTIDFLEYVAALNLVLRGKLEHKLRWTFKVYDKDGNGCIDKPELLEIVESIYRLKKVCWSDVEDRTPLLTPEEVVDRIFQLVDENGDGQLSLDEFIDGARKDKWVMKMLQMDVNPGSWITEQRRKSALF from the exons atggggCAGCAGTTCACCAACGCTGAAGGGGAGCAAGGGGAGATTGatgttgcagagctgcaggaatggTACAAGAAGTTTGTGGTGGAATGTCCCAGTGGGACCCTCTTCATGCACGAGTTCAAGAGGTTCTTCGGGGTCCAGGACAACCAGGAGGCAGCAGAGTATGTGGAGAACATGTTCAGGGCTTTTGACAAGAATGGG gacaACACCATTGATTTCCTGGAGTACGTGGCTGCCTTGAACCTGGTTTTGAGGGGGAAGCTGGAGCACAAGCTGAGGTGGACGTTCAAAGTGTACGACAAGGATGGCAACGGCTGCATAGACAAACCTGAGCTGCTGGAAATCGTTGAG TCCATCTACAGGCTGAAGAAGGTGTGCTGGTCGGACGTGGAGGACAGGACCCCACTGCTGACCCCGGAGGAGGTGGTGGACAGGATATTCCAGCTGGTGGATGAGAACGGGGATG GGCAGCTGTCCCTGGACGAGTTCATTGACGGCGCCAGGAAGGACAAGTGGGTGATGAAGATGCTACAAATGGATGTGAACCCCGGCAGCTGGATCACCGAGCAGAGGAGGAAGAGTGCTTTGTTCTGA